The following proteins are co-located in the Chiroxiphia lanceolata isolate bChiLan1 chromosome 7, bChiLan1.pri, whole genome shotgun sequence genome:
- the YBEY gene encoding endoribonuclease YbeY isoform X4, with the protein MSVVLRNAQRSVSVRRAPLRRAVTAAHGLCHLLGYRHDTKPAWEQMYRKEAQILEELNRLTGSRLRPLTAGLF; encoded by the exons ATGAGCGTGGTGCTGCGGAACGCTCAGCGCTCTGTGTCCGTGCGCcgggccccgctccgccgcgcC GTGACGGCAGCCCACGGACTGTGCCATTTGCTCGGCTACCGGCACGACACGAAACCCGCGTGGGAGCAG ATGTACCGGAAGGAAGCCCAGATCCTGGAGGAGCTGAACCGCCTTACTGGCTCCCGGCTGCGGCCCCTCACCGCCGGCCTCTTCTGA
- the YBEY gene encoding endoribonuclease YbeY isoform X2 yields MSVVLRNAQRSVSVRRAPLRRAVCALRAALGASRFDVGLVCAGNALMQRLNGTYRQRPEPTDVLSFPFHQVTAGELPRPRCRGEYNLGDIFLGVEYIHQQCCDAGEDFEGVLVTAAHGLCHLLGYRHDTKPAWEQMYRKEAQILEELNRLTGSRLRPLTAGLF; encoded by the exons ATGAGCGTGGTGCTGCGGAACGCTCAGCGCTCTGTGTCCGTGCGCcgggccccgctccgccgcgcCGTATGCGCCCTGCGCGCTGCCCTGGGCGCCTCCCGCTTCGACGTGGGGCTCGTCTGCGCCGGTAACGCGCTGATGCAGCGTCTGAACGGCACCTACCGACAGCGCCCAGAGCCCACCGACGTCCTGTCCTTCCCATTCCACCAGGTCACGGCGGGGGAGTTGCCGCGGCCGCGCTGCCGCGGCGAGTACAACCTGGGAGACATCTTCCTGGGCGTGGAGTACATCCACCAGCAGTGCTGCGACGCCGGAGAGGACTTTGAGGGCGTTCTA GTGACGGCAGCCCACGGACTGTGCCATTTGCTCGGCTACCGGCACGACACGAAACCCGCGTGGGAGCAG ATGTACCGGAAGGAAGCCCAGATCCTGGAGGAGCTGAACCGCCTTACTGGCTCCCGGCTGCGGCCCCTCACCGCCGGCCTCTTCTGA
- the YBEY gene encoding endoribonuclease YbeY isoform X1, with product MSVVLRNAQRSVSVRRAPLRRAVCALRAALGASRFDVGLVCAGNALMQRLNGTYRQRPEPTDVLSFPFHQVTAGELPRPRCRGEYNLGDIFLGVEYIHQQCCDAGEDFEGVLVVTAAHGLCHLLGYRHDTKPAWEQMYRKEAQILEELNRLTGSRLRPLTAGLF from the exons ATGAGCGTGGTGCTGCGGAACGCTCAGCGCTCTGTGTCCGTGCGCcgggccccgctccgccgcgcCGTATGCGCCCTGCGCGCTGCCCTGGGCGCCTCCCGCTTCGACGTGGGGCTCGTCTGCGCCGGTAACGCGCTGATGCAGCGTCTGAACGGCACCTACCGACAGCGCCCAGAGCCCACCGACGTCCTGTCCTTCCCATTCCACCAGGTCACGGCGGGGGAGTTGCCGCGGCCGCGCTGCCGCGGCGAGTACAACCTGGGAGACATCTTCCTGGGCGTGGAGTACATCCACCAGCAGTGCTGCGACGCCGGAGAGGACTTTGAGGGCGTTCTAGTG GTGACGGCAGCCCACGGACTGTGCCATTTGCTCGGCTACCGGCACGACACGAAACCCGCGTGGGAGCAG ATGTACCGGAAGGAAGCCCAGATCCTGGAGGAGCTGAACCGCCTTACTGGCTCCCGGCTGCGGCCCCTCACCGCCGGCCTCTTCTGA
- the YBEY gene encoding endoribonuclease YbeY isoform X3, translated as MSVVLRNAQRSVSVRRAPLRRAVCALRAALGASRFDVGLVCAGNALMQRLNGTYRQRPEPTDVLSFPFHQVTAGELPRPRCRGEYNLGDIFLGVEYIHQQCCDAGEDFEGVLVMYRKEAQILEELNRLTGSRLRPLTAGLF; from the exons ATGAGCGTGGTGCTGCGGAACGCTCAGCGCTCTGTGTCCGTGCGCcgggccccgctccgccgcgcCGTATGCGCCCTGCGCGCTGCCCTGGGCGCCTCCCGCTTCGACGTGGGGCTCGTCTGCGCCGGTAACGCGCTGATGCAGCGTCTGAACGGCACCTACCGACAGCGCCCAGAGCCCACCGACGTCCTGTCCTTCCCATTCCACCAGGTCACGGCGGGGGAGTTGCCGCGGCCGCGCTGCCGCGGCGAGTACAACCTGGGAGACATCTTCCTGGGCGTGGAGTACATCCACCAGCAGTGCTGCGACGCCGGAGAGGACTTTGAGGGCGTTCTAGTG ATGTACCGGAAGGAAGCCCAGATCCTGGAGGAGCTGAACCGCCTTACTGGCTCCCGGCTGCGGCCCCTCACCGCCGGCCTCTTCTGA